A portion of the Segatella copri DSM 18205 genome contains these proteins:
- a CDS encoding Lrp/AsnC family transcriptional regulator, whose translation MSKQILDSLDRQILKLISQDARIPFLEVARACNVSGAAIHQRVAKLTNLGIIKGSQFIIDPEKIGYETCAYMGLYLKEPEKFDQVVEELKKIPEVVECHYTTGGFDMFIKIYALNNHHLLEIIHDKLQPLGLSRSETIISFNASINRQLSMQDLKSFNDDEEETDEEAAAEK comes from the coding sequence ATGTCAAAACAAATTTTAGATTCATTAGATAGGCAGATTCTGAAGCTGATTTCTCAGGATGCCCGTATTCCATTTTTGGAAGTGGCACGCGCTTGCAATGTGAGCGGTGCTGCCATTCATCAGCGTGTTGCTAAACTTACAAATCTTGGTATCATCAAGGGTTCACAATTCATCATTGACCCAGAAAAGATAGGTTACGAAACTTGTGCTTATATGGGACTCTATCTGAAGGAGCCTGAGAAGTTTGACCAGGTTGTAGAGGAGTTGAAGAAGATTCCTGAGGTTGTAGAGTGTCACTATACTACAGGTGGTTTTGATATGTTTATCAAGATTTACGCGCTGAACAACCACCATCTCCTGGAAATCATCCACGACAAGTTGCAGCCACTGGGATTGTCTCGCAGCGAGACCATCATCTCTTTCAATGCATCTATCAACCGCCAGCTTTCTATGCAGGATCTCAAGAGTTTCAACGATGATGAAGAGGAAACTGATGAGGAGGCTGCAGCAGAGAAATAA
- a CDS encoding dihydrofolate reductase: protein MLSIIACISKVHRAIGYKNRLLYAIPSDMTRFRMLTTGHTIIMGRKTFESLPNGALPNRRNIVISKTREQITGCEVYTSLEEALAARKEEAARKEEVGNKETVGSKEASDECFIIGGASIYEQALPFADKLYLTIVEKEPEHADTFFPEINPAEWEVTEKEMRNENGLPFTFLTLYRKQ, encoded by the coding sequence ATGCTCAGCATCATCGCCTGTATATCAAAAGTGCATAGAGCTATCGGGTACAAGAACCGGTTGCTCTACGCCATCCCATCAGACATGACCCGATTTCGTATGCTCACAACCGGACATACGATCATCATGGGCAGGAAGACATTTGAGTCGCTGCCTAACGGAGCCTTGCCCAACCGCCGTAATATTGTTATCTCGAAGACAAGAGAGCAGATAACAGGGTGCGAAGTATACACCTCTCTGGAAGAAGCGCTGGCAGCAAGGAAAGAAGAGGCAGCAAGGAAAGAAGAGGTTGGAAACAAAGAAACGGTTGGAAGCAAAGAAGCTTCAGATGAATGTTTCATCATCGGAGGAGCCAGCATATATGAACAGGCTTTGCCTTTTGCAGACAAGCTTTATCTCACAATCGTAGAAAAGGAACCTGAACATGCCGATACCTTCTTTCCGGAAATCAATCCGGCAGAATGGGAAGTGACAGAAAAAGAAATGAGGAATGAAAACGGCTTACCGTTCACATTCCTCACCCTTTATAGAAAGCAGTAA
- a CDS encoding ExbD/TolR family protein: protein MMNFHKKSHEVPGLNTSSLPDLIFSVLFFFMIVTHMRQVTLKVDCRLPQGKELTRLTKKSAVSHIYIGKPTKEMQAKYGTGTQIQLNDKFASAPEVMDYISAEKKRMSPEDQKLMTVSIKADQETKMGVITDVKQALRQAKALKISYSATEKGK, encoded by the coding sequence ATGATGAATTTTCATAAGAAATCGCATGAAGTGCCAGGGTTGAATACATCTTCTCTGCCAGACCTCATTTTCTCCGTACTGTTCTTCTTTATGATTGTTACCCACATGCGCCAGGTTACCTTGAAGGTAGACTGCCGTTTGCCACAAGGTAAGGAACTCACCCGCCTGACCAAGAAATCGGCGGTGAGCCATATTTATATAGGTAAGCCAACCAAAGAGATGCAGGCAAAGTATGGTACCGGTACCCAGATTCAGTTGAATGATAAGTTTGCTTCGGCTCCCGAAGTGATGGATTACATTTCGGCAGAAAAGAAGCGTATGTCACCGGAAGACCAGAAGCTGATGACCGTATCAATCAAAGCAGATCAGGAAACCAAGATGGGTGTGATAACCGACGTAAAGCAGGCTTTGCGCCAGGCAAAAGCACTAAAAATCAGTTATTCTGCCACAGAAAAAGGAAAATAA
- a CDS encoding DUF6249 domain-containing protein encodes MKKAILALALVMSIGATQVSLASSAPKHRYHPTTQQVDSKAAPASAAQPSASKDKDDEALEAYSDTTSTDSANYDDYDENDNRSVHSRYSLDNYDDPFDFIGSVFGGGALAVMIIFCIIFGLLFVFAPLIIVFLIVRYLMRRHNDRMKLAEMAMEKGINVPESDRPIDKQSDEYLVKRGLRNAFLGAGLCAMFAWWDADFLAGIGALVFFYGIGQTVIGSLPAIKDWWKNRHGDQGTGYNGTPV; translated from the coding sequence ATGAAGAAAGCAATATTGGCATTAGCGCTCGTTATGAGCATCGGAGCCACCCAAGTGTCTTTGGCGTCTTCTGCTCCAAAACATCGTTATCATCCAACTACCCAACAGGTAGATTCAAAGGCTGCTCCTGCATCTGCCGCACAGCCATCTGCTTCGAAGGATAAAGACGACGAGGCGTTGGAGGCTTATTCTGATACAACCAGTACAGATTCGGCTAACTATGATGATTATGATGAGAATGATAATAGGTCTGTTCATTCTAGATACAGTTTAGACAACTATGATGATCCGTTCGATTTCATCGGTTCGGTATTTGGTGGCGGAGCGCTGGCTGTTATGATCATTTTCTGCATCATTTTCGGCTTGTTGTTCGTCTTTGCCCCTTTGATTATCGTCTTTCTCATCGTCCGTTATCTGATGCGAAGACACAATGATCGGATGAAACTGGCGGAGATGGCGATGGAAAAGGGCATCAATGTTCCGGAAAGCGACCGGCCGATAGACAAGCAGAGCGATGAGTATCTGGTAAAGCGTGGATTGAGAAATGCCTTCCTGGGAGCCGGCTTGTGTGCCATGTTTGCCTGGTGGGATGCAGATTTCCTGGCTGGCATCGGAGCCCTGGTCTTCTTCTATGGCATCGGTCAGACCGTTATCGGCTCGCTTCCTGCCATCAAGGACTGGTGGAAGAACCGTCACGGCGACCAGGGCACGGGCTATAATGGTACTCCGGTCTAG
- a CDS encoding MotA/TolQ/ExbB proton channel family protein has translation MCSLPMMAQEENMGFHQALKTKFIEGNAGFMSLVAIALIVGMAFCIERIIYLSLSEINAKKLMQDIDQKVSAGDVEGAKTLCRNTRGPVASICYQGLMHISESLDDIERSVSGYGTVQAANLEKGCSWIKLFIAMAPSLGFLGTVIGMVMSFDQIQQAGDISPTIVASGMKVALITTIFGIIVALILQVFYNYILSKVEHLTSQMEESAVTLMDIIAKNK, from the coding sequence ATGTGTTCTCTGCCTATGATGGCTCAAGAAGAGAACATGGGATTTCATCAAGCTCTTAAGACAAAGTTTATAGAGGGTAATGCGGGATTTATGTCTCTCGTTGCCATCGCCCTCATCGTAGGTATGGCTTTCTGTATCGAGCGCATCATCTATCTGAGTCTTTCTGAAATCAACGCCAAGAAGTTGATGCAGGATATCGACCAGAAGGTGTCGGCGGGAGATGTGGAAGGGGCTAAGACGCTCTGCCGGAATACCCGCGGACCGGTGGCTTCTATCTGCTACCAGGGTTTGATGCATATCAGCGAGAGTCTTGATGACATCGAGCGCTCGGTAAGCGGATATGGTACCGTTCAGGCGGCTAACCTGGAGAAGGGATGCTCCTGGATCAAACTCTTTATCGCTATGGCGCCATCGCTCGGATTCCTCGGAACCGTGATAGGTATGGTCATGTCGTTCGACCAGATTCAGCAGGCGGGCGATATCAGTCCTACTATCGTTGCTTCGGGTATGAAAGTGGCGCTCATCACTACCATCTTCGGTATCATCGTAGCCCTCATCCTTCAGGTTTTCTATAACTACATCCTTTCAAAGGTGGAGCACCTGACAAGCCAGATGGAGGAGTCGGCGGTTACTTTAATGGATATTATTGCCAAGAATAAATAA
- a CDS encoding methyltransferase RsmF C-terminal domain-like protein, with translation MKTLPEDFRTYTQVLMGEKLYQRLEHAILEEEAPTSIRINPFKCKDADGEPIPWCPETGRYLSTRPGFTFDPLLHAGLYYVQEASSMFVDMAIRQFVKEPVMMLDLCAAPGGKSTAVRAALPEGSLLFSNEPMRTRSQILAENVQKFGHPDMIVTNNYPRDYKKSKLQFDVILTDVPCSGEGMFRKDEGAIGEWSTQNVNNCWQLQREIVSDIWNCLKPGGILIYSTCTFNAHEDEENVDWICEELGAEVMALEGVEDAWNITRNLTGTDFPVYRFIPGVSRGEGLFMAILKKEGEWEAGSSAKENRKDKKKKDKKVAKGKGPEIPDGWLKADTEWMPAESNETVYAIPGRWKDIYDQAEKNLKVLHAGVKLGTDKGKGLIPDQALALSTMLNKDHFPQVELSYDDAIRYLRKEAVNLPADTPKGYVLITYRQVPIGWEKNIGNRANNLYPQEWKIKSSHGTGELFIVNSLQQE, from the coding sequence ATGAAGACATTACCTGAAGATTTCAGAACATATACGCAGGTACTGATGGGCGAAAAGCTGTATCAGCGTCTGGAGCATGCTATCCTTGAAGAGGAGGCACCAACCAGTATCCGCATCAATCCTTTTAAATGCAAGGATGCTGATGGCGAACCGATTCCCTGGTGTCCGGAAACCGGCCGTTATCTCTCTACCCGTCCCGGATTCACCTTCGATCCGCTGCTGCATGCCGGTTTATATTATGTACAGGAAGCCTCATCTATGTTTGTTGATATGGCTATCCGACAGTTCGTAAAAGAACCGGTGATGATGCTGGATCTCTGTGCTGCCCCTGGCGGAAAGTCGACTGCCGTAAGAGCTGCCTTGCCGGAAGGGAGTCTGCTCTTCAGCAACGAACCGATGCGCACCCGCTCACAGATTCTTGCCGAGAACGTACAGAAGTTCGGTCATCCGGATATGATTGTTACCAACAACTATCCCCGCGATTACAAGAAATCGAAGTTGCAGTTTGATGTGATTCTTACAGATGTTCCCTGCTCCGGCGAAGGAATGTTCCGCAAAGATGAAGGGGCTATCGGCGAATGGAGTACCCAGAATGTGAACAACTGCTGGCAGCTGCAGCGCGAAATCGTATCGGATATCTGGAACTGTCTGAAGCCAGGCGGTATCCTGATTTACTCTACCTGCACCTTCAATGCGCACGAAGATGAGGAGAACGTGGACTGGATATGCGAAGAACTTGGCGCTGAAGTGATGGCACTGGAGGGTGTAGAAGATGCATGGAACATCACCCGCAACCTCACGGGCACCGACTTCCCTGTTTACCGGTTCATTCCTGGCGTTTCGCGAGGCGAAGGTCTGTTTATGGCGATTCTGAAGAAAGAGGGCGAATGGGAAGCCGGTTCTTCAGCCAAGGAGAACAGGAAGGATAAGAAGAAGAAAGACAAGAAGGTGGCTAAAGGAAAGGGACCGGAGATTCCGGACGGCTGGCTGAAGGCTGATACGGAATGGATGCCTGCAGAGAGCAACGAGACGGTTTACGCCATTCCGGGCAGATGGAAAGACATCTACGACCAGGCTGAAAAGAACCTGAAGGTGCTGCATGCCGGTGTGAAACTGGGAACAGACAAGGGAAAGGGTCTCATTCCCGACCAGGCTCTCGCTCTCTCTACGATGCTCAACAAAGATCACTTCCCACAGGTGGAGTTATCCTACGATGATGCCATCCGCTACCTTCGCAAGGAGGCTGTGAATCTGCCTGCCGATACGCCTAAGGGTTATGTTCTGATAACCTACAGACAGGTTCCGATAGGCTGGGAAAAGAACATTGGCAACCGTGCCAACAACCTCTATCCGCAGGAGTGGAAGATCAAGAGCAGCCACGGGACGGGAGAGCTGTTTATAGTTAATAGTTTACAGCAAGAATGA
- a CDS encoding ExbD/TolR family protein, translating into MLIRRKQHETPGLNTTSTADISFMLLIFFLVTTSMDVDKGLLRQLPSPEPQKKEQQQSVVDKANLMELRLTAGDTLLVNGKPMQVSQLKEETIRFVHRLGKKHLISIESDRDADYNLYFQMQNQLMEAYSQLRNETAQKKYHRDYALLNNDQKEQVRNICPQRITESYANAMTHADQRVDVNAEEKQGEENSTETATEQQKGGKQ; encoded by the coding sequence ATGCTGATTAGAAGGAAGCAACACGAAACCCCGGGACTGAATACCACATCTACAGCCGACATCTCGTTCATGCTGTTGATATTCTTCCTTGTCACCACATCAATGGATGTGGATAAGGGACTGTTGCGCCAACTCCCTTCACCTGAACCGCAGAAGAAGGAACAACAGCAGTCGGTGGTAGACAAGGCTAACCTCATGGAGCTGCGCCTGACGGCTGGCGATACGCTTTTGGTCAACGGTAAGCCGATGCAGGTGAGCCAGCTCAAGGAAGAAACCATCCGCTTTGTACACCGCCTGGGCAAGAAACATCTCATCTCTATCGAGAGTGACCGCGATGCCGACTATAATCTCTATTTCCAGATGCAGAATCAGCTGATGGAAGCATATAGCCAGCTACGCAACGAAACAGCCCAGAAGAAATATCACAGGGATTATGCCCTCTTGAACAATGACCAGAAAGAACAGGTGCGCAACATCTGTCCGCAGCGCATCACAGAGTCGTATGCCAACGCAATGACTCATGCCGACCAGCGTGTTGATGTCAATGCTGAAGAAAAGCAAGGGGAAGAAAATTCGACAGAAACAGCTACAGAACAGCAGAAAGGAGGTAAACAATGA
- a CDS encoding RNA polymerase sigma factor: protein MEKLSDISLVTKVVMLHDRKSFDLLVRKYQSPIRGFFLRQTLGDAQLSDDLAQDTFVKAYTHLSGFRGTASFSTWLYRIAYNVWYDYTRSHKETQDIDTPAVSSKNAQGAHTGLKMDLLKALQILNENERTCITLQLMDGLSIDKIAEVTGLAQGTIKSHLSRGKQKLASYLKQNGYDR from the coding sequence GTGGAAAAGTTATCCGATATCTCTCTCGTCACGAAGGTGGTGATGCTTCATGACCGCAAGTCGTTCGACCTGCTGGTCAGGAAGTATCAGTCACCCATTCGTGGGTTCTTCCTGCGGCAGACGCTGGGGGATGCGCAGCTGAGTGACGACTTGGCTCAGGATACCTTTGTCAAGGCTTATACCCATCTGTCCGGTTTCAGGGGTACAGCCAGCTTCTCCACCTGGCTCTACCGCATCGCCTATAATGTATGGTATGATTATACTCGCAGTCATAAGGAGACGCAGGACATCGATACGCCTGCCGTTTCCAGTAAGAATGCACAGGGCGCCCATACCGGATTAAAGATGGATTTGCTCAAGGCATTACAGATATTGAATGAAAATGAACGTACATGCATCACGCTGCAGCTGATGGATGGACTCTCTATAGATAAGATTGCAGAGGTGACGGGATTGGCGCAAGGTACCATCAAGTCGCATCTCTCTCGAGGAAAACAGAAACTTGCAAGTTACTTAAAACAGAATGGTTATGACCGATAA